Below is a genomic region from Terriglobia bacterium.
CGCATTCAGGCGGCAATCCAGGCGGCCCGGGCCGCAGGTCTTCTCGGAAAGAACATTCTGGGTTCCGGTTTCTCCTTCGATATCGAAGTTCGCCGGGGCGCGGGCGCCTACATCTGCGGCGAGGAAACCGCGCTGTTCAACTCGATCGAAGGGAAGCGCGGCGAGCCGCGCAACAAGCCGCCGTTTCCGGTGAACGTCGGGTTGTTCGGCAAGCCGACGGTTATTAATAATGTCGAGACGCTGGCGAATGTCCCGTTGATTGTGACGGAAGGTGGCGCCGCCTTTGCCGGCATCGGAACTTCAGGTTCCACAGGTCCGAAGCTCTTTTGCCTGTCGGGGCATGTCGCGAGGCCGGGCCTATACGAGGTCGCCTTCGGCAAGACGCTGCGCGAACTGATCGATATGGCCGGCGGCGTTCCCGGCAACAAGCGCATTCAGTCGATTTTGCTCGGCGGCGCGGCGGGAGTGTTCATCGGGCCGGAGCGGTTGGACGTTCCGCTGACCTTCGAAGGGACGCGCGCGATCGGCGCGACGCTGGGATCCGGTGTCGTGATGGTTTTCGACGAGACGGTGGACATGTGGGATATCCTCAGCCGCATCGCCGAATTCTTCCGCGACGAATCGTGCGGCCAGTGCGTGCCGTGCCGCGTCGGCACCGTCCGGCAGAAAGAATTGCTGGGCCGCCTTCGGTCCGGCCGGACAATCGGATCGCAGGCGGATGAACTGGCGTTGCTGAATGAAATCGGCCAGGCCATGAGAGATGCTTCCATTTGCGGGCTCGGGCAGACGGCGTCGAGTGCCATCGAGTCCGCCCTGGTGAACTTGAAATTATGAGTACCGAAGATCCCATTTGGTTTACGCCCCCGCCGCGGCCGAGCAAGCCGCCGGCTGCGCCCGGCAAGGCGCCTGCAAAGCAGGTGGACATCACGATCGACGGCAAGGCGATGAAAGTTCCCGAGACCATGACCATTCTCGAAGCCTGCCGTTCGCTGGGCATCGATACTCCCACGCTCTGCTATCTCGAGAACCTCACACCTGTGAATGTTTGCCGCGTCTGCGTCGTCGAGCTGACCGGAGCGCGGACGCTCGTCCCCGCCTGCTCGCGCAAGGTTGAAGCGGGTATGGACATCAAGACCGATTCCGCTCGTGTGCGGCTTTCCCGGAAGATGGTGCTGGAATTCCTCGGGTCTTCGGTCGATCTTTCGACGGCTCCGCAGGTGCAGTCATACATCAAACGCTACGACGCCCATCCGGAGCGCTACGGCGAGGAGGCCGAGAAAGTTCATCAGCCGGTGAAGGTCGACAACGATCTCTACGTCCGTGATTACTCGAAGTGCATTCTTTGCTACAAATGCGTCGAAGCCTGCGGCAGCGACGCCCAGAACACCTTCGCGATCGCCGTCGCCGGCCGCGGCTTCGACGCGCACATCTCCACGGAAAACGATGTTCCGCTGCCCGAGTCGGCTTGCGTCTACTGCGGCAATTGCATCGGCGTCTGTCCTACCGGTGCGCTTATGTTCAAAAGCGAACACGAGCTGCGGAAGGCCGGCGCCTGGGACGAATCGAAACAGAAGCAGACCGACACCATCTGCCCATATTGTGGAGTCGGCTGCACGCTGACGCTGCATACGCAGGACAACCGCATCGTGAAGGTGACCTCGCCCATGGACGTCAGCGTTACGCACGGGCACCTGTGCATCAAGGGACGCTTCGGCTTCGAGTTCGTGCAGAACCGGGACTGAGGACGCACACGACAGATTGATCTGCGCTTTTAGTAGCGAAATTCCGCCCGAAAGAAGAAAATAGCCCCAATAATAGCCCCGGTCTGCGTAAAGGAGATTGGTTATGAAGGGATTGATCTACGCCTTGCTGGCGTTGGGACTGGTGTCCGGCGCCGCGGCGCCTGTCTGGGCCCATCACTCGTTTGCCGCCGCATACGACGTGACGAAGCCCGTCACGGTTCAGGGTACGATCACCAAGATCCGGCTCGAGAATCCGCATTCCTGGTTCTTCCTCGACGTGAAAGACGCCGGCGGTAAAATCCAGCAATGGGCGTTCGAGGCCGGCACACCGAGCGGCATGATTCGCAACGGATTCAAGCCGAATCTCATCAAGGCTGGAACCGAAGTCACCATCAAAGGTATTCACGCCAAGGATCCGGCGCAGAACATGGGCATGCTGCAGCAGCTCACGACGCCGGACGGCAAAGTCTACGGCCTGTTCGGTCCGCAGGAAAGCGCGGGTGCTAAATGAAGCGCGCGCTGATCGTGCTGATGCTGCCGGCTCTCGCGCTGGCTGTGATATCCATTCCTGCGGTAGCGCAGACGGCTAAGGCGCCTTCGGATGTTCCGCGGATGGCAGACGGACATCCGGACCTTTCCGGTGTCTGGTGGGGCGGAGCCGATGTCGGCGGAAAGCGCGGCGCCGCGCCCGGCGGAGCTCGTGGAGGTGGAGCGAGAGGAACACCTGCGCCCTCGTTCACGAGTCTGTACACGCCGGAGGCTGCGGCAACGGCGAAGAAACTCGGCGATAAAGACGACCCGACGTTGCGCTGTATTCCGACGGCGTTCGGAACGCTGAATGTCAGCATGTGGAGCGTCGGCGCAGTGGGGCAGATTATCTCGACGCCGAAGTTTATGGTGATCCTCACCGAAACCTATCACGGCTGGCAGCTGATCCCAACCGATGGCCGCCAGCATCGGGACGACGTTCCGCCGGCCTACCGTGGAGACTCCGTCGGACATTGGGAAGCCGACACGTTTGTGGTCGATACCACCAACTACACCGACAACACCTGGATGTTCGCGGAAGGCCGCGTCTCGCCGCACTCCGATGCCCTGCACATCGTGGAGCGCTATCGCCGCGTCGGCAAGAATACGCTCGAGATTGAGGCCAAGGTCGAGGATCCGAAGATGTTGACCGCGCCATGGACCGTGCCGAAGCAGACGCTCGTGCTCGCGCCCTTCGACCAGATCATGTCCCTGGCGTGTTCGGGGGTGGAGACCCAGTCACTCATGGATGCCGCCGCAAAGCAAAACGCCAAATAATTAAAGAGTTCTCGTCAGCGACCCCCTGCCCGCCGCTTCGCGGCGTCACTGTCCCCCTGTAAAGGGGGACAGCCGCGAAGCGGCAGGGGGTCGCTCACACACCCTGTCGAAATCGCTTTCCCTTGGATTTCCTCGCTGAAATCTCCCAGGCTTCGCGAATGTGGATTTCGAGCGCGTCGTCGCGAATCTTGTCCAACATGATGCCAACCCAGCCACTCGCACCGACGTAGGGCGGTTTGAAATACGTATCCGGGGCATCTTCGATCAGAGCAGGCTGAAGAGCCGGAGGCGCCGGCAACCATATGGCGATACGGCCGTCCTCGTGGTGATTTTCGGTGAATATTGTGAAAACGCCTTTGTCCTTCTGGACGAAAAAGGCCGGCGCGCCGTGCGATAGCTTTTCCGAAACACTCGGCATCGTGCTGCAAATCCGCCGGACTCGCTCGAGTGGTGTTTCGCGGCCCTTCTTGCTGGCTCCCGTTCGCTTTTCATTCATCGCCAGTTGCTGTGCCCGGAATTTCGCTATGCGTTCGATCAGTTTCACCGGCACCGGCTCCGAAAGGGGAAGCCGGATGGTGCTTTTGCGGAGTTCGTAACCGGAAAGCTCCTTTTTGAATGCCGCAGCCACCGTATCGCTTGCGGGATACAGCGAGTAGTGTTCCTTCCAGCCGGCGAAATACAGCACCAGCCTGCCATTCAGTTTGTACATCGGCATCTGGTACGAGAGCATTTCCTCCGCTTTCGGTACCGCCTTACGGATAGCGTCCCGCACGCGCTCCAGTACGGTCCGCACCTCCTTCGGTTTCGACGCGATGTACTCGTCCACGGATTTGAAGCCTGTTCCAGCCATACTCAAGACCAGCGAATTCAGTGTACCTTTCGGCTTACTGCAGTTCCTCGTTCGGCTGGAAATCGTGCAGCAGATCCGGATATCCATTCATGGCGAGCCGCGTGGATGGACCGCTGCCGCCGTGATGAGCGCGATGCCAGATTTGTTTCGGAACGTAGACGATGTCGCCCTGGCCGGCGAGGAAAATGGGCAGGGAGCCGATTTTGTATTCGATCTGGCCTTCAAGAATGAACCAGAACTCCCCGGACACTTCGTGGAAGTGTCCTTTATCTTTCGGATTATCTTTCTGCGGGTTGCCGCGGATGATGTTGGCAAATGCGCGGACGTCGGTGACGAAAGGTTTCTGTTGAAACTTACTGTCGGCGACCATCGTGTTGAAGTCGAAGTACGGGCGATTGAGTTCGTCATACTTCCCCTTGCCGGTGATACGGACCTTCAAGAACTCCATACCGGGAACGGGCGCCGGCGTCTCATCCAACGGATACATGACCTGGGTTCCCGCCGTTGTGACTTCCAGGAACAACGCAGGTGCATTGCCCACCACTTCCATGTTGTAAATGTTGCGGTACGGCGCCTGGACGAGAAAGCCCTTCGTGGCCACGAAAGGGTCCTGGCCTTCGATGTTGAACTTGACCTGTCCCGATTGGATCACCCACCACACGCGATTGTCCGGCTGAAATTGGCGCTTCGTCTTTGTCCCGGGAGCGAGCTGGATGTAGTCGGCATGAAGCAGGGAATCACTCACCACCGTTTCCTTCCAGGCTGTCTCCCGCTGGTGCGATGCGAGGATCTCGGAGAGCTTCCAGTGCGGCTTGTTCGGCGCCGTCCATCCTGCCGGCGTCGTGGGAACAGGCGCCCATACCAGCGTCTCACCACGCTGCTGCCCCAGGACGGTCCAGGCCGGAATCAGCGCGGCAACCATCAAGATGGCGAAGCGCAAGCGCGGCAGCGCGCAGCCGTAAATGGCGAAGCGCAAGCGCGGCAGCGCGCAGCCGTACACAATCAAGGCGACAGATTTCAGATAGCGCATTCGTCACTCCTTGCCGAGTCGTATTCCGAGTACGATAACGTACTTTTTCGCTCAGGCTTTCACAAAACTCAGTTCCCGAAAACCGAAACCATGCGGTTTGCGGCGCGCGCGACAGTTTGCGGAACCTCGCCCTTGACGAGCCAGGACACCGCAAAGGCCTCGATCGCGAACGCCTCGGGAATAAATATTGGTTCACCATGAAGTCCGTTTCGGATCGCAACTGCCAGGGCAATGATCATGACAGCGCCGCAGCCTCGGTATACGCGGTTGCTTCGCCGCTTTTCGACTGACTGCTCGGCAGGAGGACGGTCCGATCTTGGAAACAGCCACAGTGAGAAGAGAATGAAGGACAGGAAAAGGCAAACCGCCGACGTGTAGTGTACTGTGCTCATCCACGCTCTCCACCATGACAGCTTCAGTTCCATTGCTGGAGCATCGGTAGGAAACAGCACCACGCCCAGGGCCGCAAGGCCTCCGAGACTCCCGAGAATGCGATCTTCAATGACATGCTCGTACCCCGGATAAGTGAACAGGAAAAGCGACAGCGCGAAGATCACGCCGACAAATACGGCAACCGATCCCGTGTAGTAATACGCGCTAACAGATCCGAGCCTCACCCACTGTTGCAAAGGCGGCGTATGACGAAAACCAGCCAGCATATAAACCCCGAACGGCAGGCAGAGTCCAAGAGACCCGATGAGTTGCCTGTGTGCCTTCTGGGATAAGGAACCTGGCACGTCTGCCATCATTTTCCTCCTGGAACCTCACGGCTCCGTCAAAGTTGTTTAGCCGCAGATTACGCGGATTACACAGATAAGCGCAAAAATAGACTCATTGATGCGCCCATCTGCGTAATCCGCGTAATCTGCGGCTAAACCTGTTTTGCAGGGTCTTGCGGTGCCGCTGGAAATTCTGAGGTTATTTTTCCCTTTGATCAACTCGCGCGAGAAGCGTCCTCACCGGAGCGGAGGCTCCAACCATGACCCGAGGGTTTCTGGCTTTGAGATACCTATTGGTGCGACCTTAGCTG
It encodes:
- a CDS encoding 2Fe-2S iron-sulfur cluster-binding protein, encoding MSTEDPIWFTPPPRPSKPPAAPGKAPAKQVDITIDGKAMKVPETMTILEACRSLGIDTPTLCYLENLTPVNVCRVCVVELTGARTLVPACSRKVEAGMDIKTDSARVRLSRKMVLEFLGSSVDLSTAPQVQSYIKRYDAHPERYGEEAEKVHQPVKVDNDLYVRDYSKCILCYKCVEACGSDAQNTFAIAVAGRGFDAHISTENDVPLPESACVYCGNCIGVCPTGALMFKSEHELRKAGAWDESKQKQTDTICPYCGVGCTLTLHTQDNRIVKVTSPMDVSVTHGHLCIKGRFGFEFVQNRD
- a CDS encoding cupin domain-containing protein, whose product is MRYLKSVALIVYGCALPRLRFAIYGCALPRLRFAILMVAALIPAWTVLGQQRGETLVWAPVPTTPAGWTAPNKPHWKLSEILASHQRETAWKETVVSDSLLHADYIQLAPGTKTKRQFQPDNRVWWVIQSGQVKFNIEGQDPFVATKGFLVQAPYRNIYNMEVVGNAPALFLEVTTAGTQVMYPLDETPAPVPGMEFLKVRITGKGKYDELNRPYFDFNTMVADSKFQQKPFVTDVRAFANIIRGNPQKDNPKDKGHFHEVSGEFWFILEGQIEYKIGSLPIFLAGQGDIVYVPKQIWHRAHHGGSGPSTRLAMNGYPDLLHDFQPNEELQ
- a CDS encoding DUF1801 domain-containing protein, encoding MAGTGFKSVDEYIASKPKEVRTVLERVRDAIRKAVPKAEEMLSYQMPMYKLNGRLVLYFAGWKEHYSLYPASDTVAAAFKKELSGYELRKSTIRLPLSEPVPVKLIERIAKFRAQQLAMNEKRTGASKKGRETPLERVRRICSTMPSVSEKLSHGAPAFFVQKDKGVFTIFTENHHEDGRIAIWLPAPPALQPALIEDAPDTYFKPPYVGASGWVGIMLDKIRDDALEIHIREAWEISARKSKGKRFRQGV
- a CDS encoding DUF6152 family protein, whose product is MKGLIYALLALGLVSGAAAPVWAHHSFAAAYDVTKPVTVQGTITKIRLENPHSWFFLDVKDAGGKIQQWAFEAGTPSGMIRNGFKPNLIKAGTEVTIKGIHAKDPAQNMGMLQQLTTPDGKVYGLFGPQESAGAK